Proteins from a single region of Artemia franciscana chromosome 2, ASM3288406v1, whole genome shotgun sequence:
- the LOC136037926 gene encoding cyclin-dependent kinase inhibitor 1B-like gives MEVARRDFGATNMLRQFVPPRSEARRVSRCLFGPTSHIDSVSFAKNEIKKQRIMDMKRWNFDFENETPLPGKLEWEKISVSEDIRKRPLVEIQQNEEPSPKELRLEAQNSQISVEAVVSLPKSISTSKKTKISDYFHATKRNHPQKKTEPQSGSSPMTECVGI, from the exons ATGGAAGTTGCAAGAAGAGATTTTGGAGCTACTAATATGTTGAGGCAGTTCGTACCGCCTCGATCAGAAGCACGACGTGTTAGTCGATGCCTGTTTGGACCAACGAGCCATATCGATTCTGTGTCATTTgcgaaaaatgaaataaaaaaacagagaattatggataTGAAACGGTGGAATTTTGACTTTGAAAATGAAACACCATTACCTGGAAAACTGGaatgggaaaaaataagtgTCTCTGAAGATATCAGAAAAAGGCCTTTAGTGGAGATACAACAAAATGAAGAACCATCACCAAAGGAGTTAAGGTTAGAAGCCCAAAATAGCCAAATCTCGGTTGAAGCAGTGGTCTCTTTACCAAAGAGTATATCAAcatcaaagaaaacaaaaatatcag attaCTTCCACGCAACAAAAAGAAATCATCCTCAGAAGAAGACTGAGCCACAGAGCGGGAGTTCCCCTATGACAGAATGTGTTGGAATTTAA